The segment GCCGCCATGGGGTGGCCCTATCCCGGGAACGTCATCGGCGCCATCGGACTCCTGACCGCGCTCGCCGTCTGGCTCTACGCGCGGCGAAACCAGTGCGATTGCCACAGGATGATCAACCTGGCGCTCGTGTTCCAGGTCGTGACCTCGGCGCTGATCGCGATCCAGGCCAACTGGACGCCGGTGCTCGGCGACCCTCGCGTCTCCTGGCTCTGTCTCCTGATCCTCATCACGCCCGCCATCGTGCCGACGCCGCCCTTGAAGACGCTCGTGGTTTCGCTCCTGATCGCCACGATGGATCCGGTCGCGCTCGCGCTCGCCGCCATGCGCGACGTGCCGATGTCCCACGATCCCTACATGATGCTCTGGTACCTGCTTCCGAATTACATCTGCGTCGGGCTGGCACTCATCCCTTCGACGTTGATCAGCGGGCTGGGGCGCCGCGTGAACGAGGCGCGCGAGCTGGGCGCCTACCAGCTGGATGAGCTGCTCGGGAAGGGAGGCATGGGCGAGGTCTATCGCGCGCGCCACCGGATGCTCGCGCGGCCGGCCGCGATCAAGCTGATCCGCCCCGAGACGCTGGGCGACGCGGAGGGCTCGCGCGTGATGATCCAGCGCTTCCACCGCGAGGCGCAGGCCGCGGCGCTGCTCCGCTCCCCGCATACGATCAATCTGTACGACTTCGGCGTGACCGACGAGGGGGTCTTCTACTACGTGATGGAGCTGCTCGACGGCTTCGATCTCGACACGCTGGTGCGGCGCTTCGGCCCCCTGCCGCCGGAGCGCGCGATCGTGCTGATGCAGCACGTCTGCCGCTCGCTGGGCGAGGCGCACTCGCGCGGATTGATCCATCGCGACGTGAAGCCCTCGAACATCTTCACCTGCCGGCTCGGGCTGAACGTGGATTTCGGGAAGGTGCTCGACTTCGGGCTGGTCAAGGTCTCGGAGCCGCTGCACGGATCGGGCGAGACCGCCGCGCTCCTGACGCAGGCCGACCTCGCCACCGGCACGCCCGCGTTCATGGCGCCCGAGGTCGCGACGGGCGACGGGCCGGTGGAC is part of the Candidatus Binatia bacterium genome and harbors:
- a CDS encoding serine/threonine-protein kinase, translated to MSRRGPKTKAMPGLGTPDPRSASRGRWTSLPPDVLRGVRKRVAVFALAIAGIWALVLFVHDVVAPLIGHHHTAAMGWPYPGNVIGAIGLLTALAVWLYARRNQCDCHRMINLALVFQVVTSALIAIQANWTPVLGDPRVSWLCLLILITPAIVPTPPLKTLVVSLLIATMDPVALALAAMRDVPMSHDPYMMLWYLLPNYICVGLALIPSTLISGLGRRVNEARELGAYQLDELLGKGGMGEVYRARHRMLARPAAIKLIRPETLGDAEGSRVMIQRFHREAQAAALLRSPHTINLYDFGVTDEGVFYYVMELLDGFDLDTLVRRFGPLPPERAIVLMQHVCRSLGEAHSRGLIHRDVKPSNIFTCRLGLNVDFGKVLDFGLVKVSEPLHGSGETAALLTQADLATGTPAFMAPEVATGDGPVDRRVDIYALGCVGYWLLTGKLVFEAETPIKTMLRHVQAQPAPPSEVSELEIPEELDRLILQCLAKHPDQRPGDAITLGCALESVPVRERWTTARAEKWWEIHSPAPAPMTELRPPTPVETLHAAK